Proteins from one Streptosporangium becharense genomic window:
- a CDS encoding HIT family protein, which translates to MTNDPEAQHGAGTPDAFQRLWTPHRMAYIKGASKPTGSGPEDGCPFCEIPRMNDEDGLIIARGESVFALLNLYPYNSGHLMVCPYRHVADYADLEEAETAELADFTKRSLTALRKASGAQGFNVGMNLGSVAGAGIAAHLHQHVVPRWGGDTNFMPVVGQTKVLPQLLRDTRELLAGSWPAAS; encoded by the coding sequence ATGACCAACGACCCGGAGGCGCAGCACGGGGCAGGCACACCGGACGCCTTCCAGAGACTCTGGACCCCGCACCGGATGGCCTACATCAAGGGAGCCAGCAAGCCGACCGGCTCCGGCCCGGAGGACGGCTGCCCGTTCTGCGAGATCCCCCGCATGAACGACGAGGACGGCCTGATCATCGCCCGGGGCGAGTCGGTCTTCGCGCTGCTCAACCTCTACCCGTACAACTCCGGTCACCTCATGGTCTGCCCCTATCGGCACGTGGCCGACTACGCGGACCTGGAGGAGGCGGAGACCGCCGAGCTCGCCGACTTCACCAAGCGGTCGCTGACGGCCCTGCGCAAGGCCAGCGGCGCGCAGGGCTTCAACGTGGGCATGAACCTCGGTTCGGTGGCGGGCGCGGGCATCGCCGCCCACCTGCACCAGCACGTGGTGCCCCGGTGGGGCGGCGACACCAACTTCATGCCCGTGGTCGGCCAGACCAAGGTGCTGCCTCAGCTGCTGCGTGACACCAGGGAACTGCTCGCCGGGTCCTGGCCCGCCGCCTCGTAG
- a CDS encoding Asp23/Gls24 family envelope stress response protein: protein MTDVSVEDLTEGTGSLASPVEDARPHRPFSLGLSAFSEPAGGPSSRPSGAFASRPEVPAADETAVLDAVGAEPAVPDGPSDEPETGAGTGPARSDAAETAGTALRSPEEAPEPASGGTTGSVSPAPEEAADPASPESETTAQPDFPAAGQAPAAVAGEAASPVAERGGKPAGRPVMTPADKASPAVVEAVSSAVVKGRIRVADEVVEKVAALATLEVTGVAALGEGVTGPGEESSRPVAPSRGRGGARRRGRGVGAHVQDRTVAVDVAIVAEYGHVVMDVANEVKTNVARTLSRMLGMRVVEVNVNVDDVRLPGEVLPGQTEEPEKAGPDA, encoded by the coding sequence ATGACCGACGTCTCCGTCGAGGATCTCACCGAGGGGACCGGTTCCCTCGCGTCCCCCGTCGAGGACGCCAGGCCGCACCGCCCGTTCTCCCTGGGCCTGTCCGCTTTCTCGGAGCCGGCGGGCGGGCCGTCGAGCAGGCCGTCGGGCGCCTTCGCGAGCAGGCCGGAGGTTCCGGCCGCGGACGAGACCGCGGTCCTGGACGCGGTCGGAGCGGAGCCCGCCGTCCCGGACGGCCCGTCGGACGAGCCCGAGACCGGTGCCGGGACCGGCCCGGCGCGTTCGGACGCCGCCGAGACGGCCGGGACCGCGCTCCGGTCCCCCGAGGAGGCTCCGGAGCCGGCGAGCGGGGGAACGACGGGCTCGGTGTCCCCGGCCCCCGAGGAGGCGGCGGATCCGGCGTCCCCGGAGTCCGAGACGACGGCCCAGCCGGATTTCCCGGCCGCCGGGCAGGCGCCCGCGGCCGTCGCCGGGGAGGCCGCCTCCCCCGTGGCCGAGCGGGGCGGGAAGCCGGCGGGCAGGCCGGTGATGACCCCGGCGGACAAGGCGTCCCCCGCCGTGGTCGAGGCGGTGTCCTCGGCCGTGGTGAAGGGCCGGATCAGAGTGGCCGACGAGGTCGTGGAGAAGGTCGCGGCCCTCGCCACGCTGGAGGTCACGGGTGTCGCCGCCCTGGGCGAGGGCGTCACCGGCCCCGGTGAGGAGTCGTCCCGGCCGGTCGCACCGTCCCGTGGACGCGGTGGCGCCCGGCGCCGTGGCCGGGGCGTCGGCGCGCACGTACAGGACCGCACGGTCGCGGTCGACGTCGCGATCGTCGCCGAGTACGGGCACGTGGTGATGGACGTCGCCAACGAGGTCAAGACCAACGTGGCCCGGACGCTCAGCCGGATGCTGGGGATGCGGGTCGTCGAGGTCAACGTCAACGTCGACGACGTCCGTCTGCCCGGGGAGGTCCTTCCCGGGCAGACGGAGGAGCCGGAGAAGGCGGGGCCGGACGCCTGA
- the thrS gene encoding threonine--tRNA ligase translates to MSAVPELRITLAGAERVVAGGTTYGDALEADGRSVVAARANGELKDLAAAVADGDVIEPVEAGSADGRAIIRHSTAHVMAQAVQEIFPEARLGIGPPVENGFYYDFDVKNPFTPDDLKRIEKRMREIVKQGQLFSRRPVSDEQATEELAAEPYKLELIGLKGGAADEENVEVGGAELTIYDNLDAKTGELCWKDLCRGPHVPTTRSIPAFKLMRSGGAYWRGSEKNPQLQRIYGTAWESRERQDEYLHLLEEAEKRDHRKLGAELDLFSFPPELGSGLPVFHPKGGLIRKEMEDYMRRRQGEAGYEFVNTPHLTKSQLFETSGHLPWYAEDMFPPFELDGTEYRVKPMNCPMHNLIFRARGRSYRELPLRLCEFGSVYRYEKSGVVHGLTRVRGMTQDDSHIYCTKEQMGGEIKSLLAFVLSVLRDFGLSEFYLELSTRDDSDKFIGDQADWDEATEALRQAAEESGLQLVDDPGGAAFYGPKISVQAKDAIGRTWQLSTIQLDFNQPKRFALEYQAADGSRQTPVMIHRALFGSIERFLGVLVEHYAGAFPPWLAPVQAVGIPIAEAHVPYLRDLAEKARARGVRIEVDASDDRMQKKIRNAQKGKVPFMLLAGDEDIANGAVSFRFRNGEQKNGVPVDEAINEIVDVIARRVQV, encoded by the coding sequence GTGTCCGCCGTGCCAGAACTTCGCATCACCCTCGCCGGAGCCGAGCGTGTGGTGGCGGGAGGCACGACGTACGGCGACGCGCTGGAGGCCGACGGCCGCTCCGTGGTCGCCGCCCGGGCCAACGGCGAGCTGAAGGACCTGGCGGCGGCGGTCGCCGACGGCGACGTGATCGAGCCCGTCGAGGCGGGCAGCGCCGACGGGCGGGCGATCATCCGCCACTCCACCGCGCACGTCATGGCCCAGGCGGTCCAGGAGATCTTCCCCGAGGCCAGGCTGGGCATCGGCCCGCCGGTCGAGAACGGCTTCTACTACGACTTCGACGTCAAGAACCCGTTCACCCCCGACGACCTCAAGCGCATCGAGAAGCGCATGCGCGAGATCGTCAAGCAGGGGCAGCTGTTCTCCCGCCGGCCCGTCTCCGACGAGCAGGCCACCGAGGAACTCGCCGCCGAGCCGTACAAGCTGGAGCTGATCGGCCTCAAGGGCGGGGCCGCCGACGAGGAGAACGTCGAGGTGGGCGGCGCGGAGCTGACCATCTACGACAACCTCGACGCCAAGACCGGCGAACTGTGCTGGAAGGACCTGTGCCGCGGCCCGCACGTGCCGACCACCCGGTCCATCCCGGCGTTCAAGCTGATGCGCTCCGGCGGCGCCTACTGGCGCGGCAGCGAGAAGAACCCCCAGCTGCAGCGGATCTACGGCACCGCGTGGGAGTCGCGCGAGCGGCAGGACGAATACCTGCACCTGCTGGAGGAGGCCGAGAAGCGCGACCACCGCAAGCTGGGCGCCGAGCTCGACCTGTTCAGCTTCCCGCCGGAGCTGGGCAGCGGCCTGCCGGTCTTCCATCCCAAGGGCGGGCTCATCCGCAAGGAGATGGAAGACTACATGCGCCGCCGGCAGGGCGAGGCGGGCTACGAGTTCGTCAACACCCCGCACCTGACCAAGTCGCAGCTGTTCGAGACCTCGGGCCACCTGCCGTGGTACGCCGAGGACATGTTCCCGCCCTTCGAGCTGGACGGCACCGAGTACCGCGTCAAGCCGATGAACTGCCCGATGCACAACCTCATCTTCCGGGCACGCGGGCGGTCCTACCGCGAGCTGCCGCTGCGGCTGTGCGAGTTCGGCAGCGTCTACCGCTACGAGAAGTCCGGCGTGGTGCACGGCCTGACCCGGGTGCGCGGCATGACGCAGGACGACTCGCACATCTACTGCACCAAGGAGCAGATGGGCGGCGAGATCAAGAGCCTGCTCGCCTTCGTGCTGAGCGTGCTGCGCGACTTCGGCCTGTCGGAGTTCTACCTGGAGCTGTCCACCCGTGACGACTCCGACAAGTTCATCGGCGACCAGGCCGACTGGGACGAGGCCACCGAGGCGCTGCGCCAGGCGGCCGAGGAGTCGGGGCTGCAGCTGGTCGACGACCCGGGTGGTGCCGCCTTCTACGGCCCCAAGATCTCGGTGCAGGCCAAGGACGCCATCGGACGCACCTGGCAGCTGTCGACCATCCAGCTCGACTTCAACCAGCCCAAGCGCTTCGCGCTGGAGTACCAGGCCGCCGACGGAAGCCGCCAGACGCCCGTCATGATCCACCGGGCGCTGTTCGGCTCCATCGAGCGCTTCCTCGGTGTGCTGGTCGAGCACTACGCCGGTGCGTTCCCCCCCTGGCTCGCCCCGGTTCAGGCCGTCGGCATCCCCATCGCCGAGGCCCACGTGCCCTACCTGCGGGATCTGGCCGAGAAGGCTCGTGCGCGCGGCGTCCGGATCGAGGTCGACGCCTCCGACGACCGGATGCAGAAGAAGATCCGCAACGCGCAGAAGGGCAAGGTGCCCTTCATGCTGCTGGCCGGCGACGAGGACATCGCGAACGGCGCGGTCTCCTTCCGCTTCCGCAACGGCGAGCAGAAGAACGGTGTCCCGGTCGATGAGGCGATCAACGAGATCGTCGACGTGATCGCGCGCCGCGTCCAGGTCTGA
- a CDS encoding glycoside hydrolase family 25 protein produces the protein MLHGIDVSNWQGAVDWDAHARAGVSFAFAKASEGSTFTDRWFGANWNGMRENWIVCGAYHFARPAGDPDEQAAHFLRTVQQAGGLRRGDLLALDLETGDRMPAFQVARFARRWCQVVAARTGLRPVVYTYLSFAQKGNCAGLEDHPLWIAAPDAPRGRPEVPGPWRGWVIHQHCDDPLDRNVFRGTRAELTFLGYRGRRSA, from the coding sequence ATGTTGCACGGCATCGACGTGTCGAACTGGCAGGGCGCCGTCGACTGGGACGCCCACGCCAGGGCGGGCGTGTCCTTCGCCTTCGCCAAGGCGAGCGAGGGGAGCACCTTCACCGACCGCTGGTTCGGCGCCAACTGGAACGGTATGCGGGAGAACTGGATCGTCTGCGGCGCCTACCACTTCGCCCGGCCCGCGGGCGACCCCGACGAGCAGGCGGCGCACTTCCTGCGGACCGTGCAGCAGGCGGGCGGGCTGCGCCGGGGCGACCTGCTCGCGCTCGACCTGGAGACCGGCGACCGCATGCCCGCCTTCCAGGTGGCCCGCTTCGCCCGCCGCTGGTGCCAGGTGGTCGCGGCCCGGACCGGACTGAGGCCCGTGGTCTACACGTACCTGTCGTTCGCGCAGAAGGGCAACTGCGCGGGCCTGGAGGACCATCCGCTGTGGATCGCCGCGCCGGACGCCCCCCGGGGCAGGCCCGAGGTTCCGGGGCCGTGGCGCGGATGGGTCATCCACCAGCACTGCGACGACCCGCTCGACCGCAACGTCTTTCGCGGCACCAGGGCCGAGCTGACCTTCCTCGGCTACCGCGGACGCCGCAGCGCCTGA
- the dapD gene encoding 2,3,4,5-tetrahydropyridine-2,6-dicarboxylate N-succinyltransferase, with protein MNAAAQTSGAYAAGIATITSGGTVLDTWFPSPRLGDPSSPGTTRLTAQEAVEELGAGVAALLGPDDDRGVEVVAVRTGIAKLSEAPADAHDAYLRLHLLSARLVRPHGQNLDGLFGLLSNVVWTNHGPCAVEGFEQVRLRLRARGPVTVYGVDKFPRMVDYVVPSGVRIAEADRVRLGAHLASGTTVMHEGFVNFNAGTLGASMVEGRISAGVVVDDGSDVGGGASIMGTLSGGGKQVISVGRRCLLGANSGIGISLGDDCVVEAGLYVTAGTKVALPGGEVVKAAELSGSSGLLFRRNSTSGAVEAVARRGTGVELNSVLHAND; from the coding sequence GTGAACGCAGCAGCCCAGACCTCCGGCGCGTACGCCGCCGGCATCGCGACCATCACGTCCGGCGGGACCGTGCTCGACACCTGGTTCCCCTCGCCCCGGCTGGGCGATCCCTCCTCGCCGGGCACCACCCGGCTGACCGCGCAGGAAGCCGTCGAGGAGCTCGGCGCCGGGGTCGCCGCGCTGCTGGGCCCGGATGACGACCGCGGGGTGGAGGTGGTCGCGGTGCGCACCGGGATCGCCAAGCTGTCCGAGGCCCCGGCCGACGCGCACGACGCCTACCTGCGCCTGCACCTGCTGTCGGCCCGGCTCGTCCGGCCGCACGGCCAGAACCTGGACGGACTGTTCGGCCTGCTCAGCAATGTCGTGTGGACCAACCACGGCCCGTGCGCGGTGGAGGGCTTCGAGCAGGTGCGCCTGCGGCTGCGCGCCCGCGGCCCGGTGACCGTGTACGGCGTGGACAAGTTCCCGCGGATGGTCGACTACGTGGTGCCCTCCGGCGTCCGCATCGCCGAGGCCGACCGGGTGCGTCTCGGCGCGCACCTGGCGAGCGGCACGACGGTGATGCACGAGGGGTTCGTCAACTTCAACGCCGGCACGCTCGGCGCCTCCATGGTCGAGGGCCGGATCTCGGCGGGCGTCGTCGTGGACGACGGCTCCGACGTCGGCGGCGGAGCCTCGATCATGGGAACCCTGTCCGGTGGCGGCAAGCAGGTCATCTCGGTGGGGCGGCGCTGCCTGCTCGGCGCCAACAGCGGCATCGGCATCTCCCTGGGCGACGACTGCGTCGTGGAGGCGGGCCTGTACGTCACCGCGGGGACGAAGGTGGCCCTGCCCGGCGGCGAGGTGGTCAAGGCCGCCGAGCTCTCCGGAAGCTCCGGGCTGCTGTTCCGCCGCAACTCCACCTCCGGCGCGGTGGAGGCCGTCGCCCGCCGGGGCACGGGTGTGGAACTCAACAGCGTCCTGCACGCCAACGACTGA
- a CDS encoding potassium channel family protein, with product MADRRNDPVVVVGLGRFGSSLALELFRRGTEVLAIDSRPKLVQSLAGKLTHVVVADSTDIEALRQIGVPDFYRAVVAIGTDLESSILTTSLLVELGIEDIWAKAVSREHGRILERVGAHHVILPEHDMGERLAHMLNGRMLDYMEIGENYALAKTRPPREYVGVPLGESNLRRKYGVTVVCVKGPYDEFTYADAGTVLGYGDVIVIAGTIEQVERFTELP from the coding sequence TTGGCTGACAGAAGAAACGACCCGGTGGTGGTCGTCGGTCTGGGCCGGTTCGGCAGCTCCCTCGCCCTGGAGCTCTTCCGCCGCGGGACCGAGGTGCTGGCCATCGACAGCCGCCCCAAGCTGGTGCAGAGCCTGGCCGGCAAGCTCACCCACGTCGTCGTCGCCGACTCCACCGACATCGAGGCGCTGCGCCAGATCGGCGTCCCCGACTTCTACCGGGCCGTGGTCGCCATCGGCACCGACCTGGAGTCCAGCATCCTCACCACGTCGCTGCTCGTCGAGCTGGGGATCGAGGACATCTGGGCCAAGGCCGTCAGCCGCGAGCACGGGCGAATCCTGGAGCGCGTCGGCGCCCACCACGTGATCCTGCCCGAGCACGACATGGGCGAGCGGCTGGCCCACATGCTCAACGGACGCATGCTCGACTACATGGAGATCGGCGAGAACTACGCGCTGGCCAAGACCCGCCCGCCGCGCGAGTACGTCGGCGTCCCTCTCGGGGAGTCCAACCTCCGGCGCAAGTACGGCGTGACCGTGGTCTGCGTCAAGGGCCCGTACGACGAGTTCACCTACGCCGACGCCGGCACCGTCCTGGGCTACGGCGACGTGATCGTCATCGCCGGCACGATCGAGCAGGTGGAGCGGTTCACCGAGCTGCCGTGA
- the recQ gene encoding DNA helicase RecQ — MVTPENGPEMSDATRVLRRVFGYDSFRDGQQEIIEHVVAGGDALVLMPTGGGKSLCYQIPALVRKGVGVVVSPLIALMQDQVDALTALGVRAGFLNSTQEFEERRQVESAFLSGELDLLYLAPERLRLDATLRLLDSGVVSLFAIDEAHCVAQWGHDFRPDYLALSALHERWPDVPRVALTATATPATHAEIAARLNLQDARHFVAGFDRPNIQYRIAPKNEPRRQLLELIRTEHPGDAGIVYCLSRSSVEKIAEFLTGNGVRALPYHAGLDARTRAENQARFLREDGLVMVATIAFGMGIDKPDVRFVAHLDLPKSVEGYYQETGRAGRDGLPSTAWLAYGLQDVVQQRKMIDTSEGDETHRRRLAGHLDAMLELCETVECRRVRLLAYFGQRGEPCGNCDTCLSPAQSWDATVPAQKVLSTVFRLMRERRQKFGAGQIVDILLGRKTAKVIQFDHDALTVFGVGTELGEAEWRGVVRQLLVQGLLAVEGDYGTLVLTDASAEVLGRRRQVLMRREPERPARAAKAARQASSGSRRAEPVEMPQEAAPVFERLRAWRAVTAREQGVPAYVIFHDATLREIATRSPSSLEELATVGGVGENKLAKYGRQILDTLAESTGAAADDPGVAGDGDGGDRAADDPGGAGTGGE; from the coding sequence ATGGTCACCCCCGAGAACGGTCCCGAGATGAGTGACGCGACGCGCGTGCTGCGCCGCGTCTTCGGCTACGACTCGTTCCGGGACGGTCAGCAGGAGATCATCGAACACGTGGTGGCCGGCGGCGACGCGCTGGTGCTCATGCCGACCGGCGGCGGAAAGTCGCTGTGCTACCAGATCCCGGCGCTGGTCCGCAAAGGCGTCGGGGTGGTCGTCTCACCGCTCATCGCGCTCATGCAGGACCAGGTCGACGCGCTGACCGCGCTGGGCGTGCGAGCCGGCTTCCTCAACTCCACGCAGGAGTTCGAGGAGCGCCGGCAGGTCGAGTCGGCCTTCCTCTCCGGCGAGCTCGACCTGCTCTATCTGGCGCCCGAGCGCCTGCGGCTCGACGCGACGCTCCGGCTGCTCGACAGCGGGGTCGTCTCGCTGTTCGCCATCGACGAGGCGCACTGCGTGGCCCAGTGGGGGCACGACTTCCGCCCCGACTACCTCGCGCTGTCCGCGCTGCACGAACGCTGGCCGGACGTCCCCCGGGTCGCGCTGACCGCGACGGCGACCCCGGCCACCCACGCCGAGATCGCCGCCCGGCTGAACCTCCAGGACGCCCGCCACTTCGTGGCCGGCTTCGACCGTCCCAACATCCAGTACCGCATCGCGCCGAAGAACGAGCCCAGGCGGCAGCTGCTGGAGCTCATCCGCACCGAACACCCCGGTGACGCGGGCATCGTCTACTGCCTGTCGCGCTCCTCGGTCGAGAAGATCGCCGAGTTCCTGACCGGGAACGGCGTCCGGGCCCTGCCCTACCACGCGGGGCTCGACGCGCGCACCCGGGCGGAGAACCAGGCGCGCTTCCTGCGTGAGGACGGCCTCGTCATGGTCGCCACCATCGCCTTCGGCATGGGCATCGACAAGCCCGATGTCCGTTTCGTCGCTCACCTGGACCTGCCGAAGTCCGTCGAGGGCTACTACCAGGAGACCGGCCGGGCCGGCCGTGACGGGCTGCCCTCCACCGCGTGGCTCGCCTACGGGCTGCAGGACGTCGTGCAGCAGCGCAAGATGATCGACACCTCCGAGGGAGACGAGACCCACCGGCGCCGCCTGGCCGGTCACCTCGACGCGATGCTGGAGCTGTGCGAGACGGTCGAGTGCCGCCGGGTGCGGCTGCTCGCCTACTTCGGCCAGCGGGGCGAGCCGTGCGGCAACTGTGACACCTGCCTGTCGCCCGCGCAGTCGTGGGACGCCACCGTGCCCGCGCAGAAGGTCCTGTCGACGGTGTTCCGTCTCATGCGGGAACGCCGTCAGAAGTTCGGCGCGGGCCAGATCGTCGACATCCTCCTCGGCAGGAAGACCGCCAAGGTCATCCAGTTCGACCACGACGCGCTGACGGTGTTCGGCGTCGGCACCGAGCTGGGCGAGGCCGAATGGCGCGGAGTGGTGCGCCAGCTGCTGGTCCAGGGGCTGCTCGCGGTGGAGGGCGACTACGGCACGCTGGTGCTGACCGACGCGAGCGCCGAGGTCCTGGGGCGGCGGCGCCAGGTGCTGATGCGGCGCGAGCCCGAGCGGCCGGCGCGGGCCGCCAAGGCCGCCAGGCAGGCCTCCTCCGGGTCCCGCCGGGCCGAGCCGGTCGAGATGCCGCAGGAGGCGGCGCCGGTCTTCGAGCGGCTCCGCGCCTGGCGTGCCGTCACCGCCAGGGAACAGGGCGTCCCGGCGTACGTGATCTTCCACGACGCCACCCTGCGTGAGATCGCCACCCGCTCCCCGTCGTCCCTGGAGGAGCTGGCCACGGTCGGTGGCGTCGGCGAGAACAAGCTGGCCAAGTACGGCCGGCAGATCCTCGACACCCTCGCCGAGAGCACCGGCGCAGCCGCGGACGACCCGGGCGTGGCCGGGGACGGTGACGGGGGCGACAGGGCCGCGGACGACCCGGGCGGGGCCGGGACCGGAGGTGAGTGA